AGCGAGTGCCAGGCCGAACGACAGCTCTACGATGCGTACTTTCACTGACTTTGTTTCTGGCGCACCTATTGTAAGGAGTCTTCAGAAAAGCACCATAAGGAAATATGGGTACAATTTGGCACCCTACATGTTCTTGTTACTACACGTAGATGAGCTatcgattttttctgcatACCAAGCAAGTTTACCtggcgaaaagaaagtcgACACAGAGCGGCTGAAGCGTGATCTATGCCCACGTAAACCCATTGAGATAAAGTACTTTTCACAGATATGTAACGAtatgatgaacaaaaaagacCGATTGGGtgatattttgcatattaTCTTGCGAGCATGTGCGCTCAATTTCGGGGCGGGTCCCCGTGGTGGCGCTGGTGACGAAGAGGATCGATCTATTACGAATGAAGAACCCATTATTCCCTCTGTGGACGAGCATGGCTTGAAAGTATGTAAGTTGCGTAGTCCTAACACTCCACGAAGACTCAGAAAAACACTAGATGCCGTGAAAGCTTTATTGGTGTCGTCTTGTGCTTGTACTGCAAGGGATTTAGATATATTTGATGACACCAACGGCGTTGCAATGTGGAAATGGATCAAAATTCTGTACCACGAAGTAGCGCAGGAAACCACGCTGAAGGACTCTTATAGAATAACTTTGGTACCTTCTTCTGATGGTATATCAGTATGTGGAAAACTTTTTAATCGCGAGTATGTCCGCGGCTTTTACTTTGCATGCAAGGCTCAGTTCGATAACCTTTGGGGAGAGTTGAACAACTGCTTTTATATGCCTACAGTGGTTGATATTGCCAGCCTCATTTTGCGTAATCGAGAAGTTTTGTTCAGAGAGCCAAAGCGAGGAATTGACGAGTATCTGGAAAAcgattcttttcttcaaatgataCCTGTTAAATATCGTGAAATTGTGCTGCCCAAGTTGAGAAGAGATACTAACAAAATGACCGCGGctcttaaaaataaagtcaCTGTTGCAATTGACGAGCTTACGGTGCCACTTATGTGGATGGTCCATTTTGCCGTAGGATACCCTTACCGTTATCCAGAGCTTCAGCTACTCGCTTTTGCCGGTCCTCAGCGCAACGTATACGTCGATGATACAACAAGACGCATCCAACTGTACACTGATTACAACAAGAACGGTTCATCGGAGCCTCGACTTAAGACGCTTGACGGACTCACTTCAGATTACgtgttttattttgtcaCTGTGCTAAGGCAAATGCAAATATGTGCGCTTGGTAACAGTTATGACGCTTTTAATCATGATCCTTGGATGGATGTGGTGGGATTTGAGGATCCAGATCAAGTAACAAATCGAGACATTTCGAGGATAGTTTTGTATTCCTACATGTTTCTGAATACCGCGAAGGGCTGTCTGGTTGAATACGCAACTTTTCGGCAGTACATGAGGGAACTTCCGAAGAATGCACCTCAGAAGCTGAATTTTCGGGAGATGCGTCAGGGGTTGATTGCCCTAGGACGGCACTGCGTAGGTAGCAGATTTGAAACAGATTTGTACGAGTCGGCGACGAGTGAACTCATGGCCAATCATTCCGTTCAAACAGGGCGAAATATTTACGGTGTGGATTCCTTTTCGTTAACTAGTGTCAGTGGGACGACCGCCACTTTATTGCAGGAACGAGCTTCCGAGCGCTGGATTCAATGGTTAGGCCTTGAAAGCGACTACCATTGTTCATTCTCTAGTACTCGGAATGCGGAAGACGTAGTGGCAGGTGAGGCGGCGAGTTCAGATcatgatcaaaaaatttcaagagtaACGCGAAAAAGGCCCCGAGAGCCCAAGAGTACAAACGATATCCTCGTCGCAGGCCAGAAACTCTTTGGCAGCTCCTTTGAATTCAGGGACTTGCATCAGTTGCGCTTATGTCATGAAATATACATGGCAGACACACCCTCTGTGGCAGTACAGGCCCCACCGGGCTATGGTAAGACGGAGTTATTTCATCTCCCCTTGATAGCACTGGCGTCTAAGGGCGACGTGAAATATGTGTCGTTTCTGTTTGTACCGTACACAGTGTTGCTTGCTAATTGCATGATCAGGTTGAGCCGATGCGGTTGCTTGAATGTGGCCCCTgtaagaaactttattgaagaaggttgCGATGGCGTTACTGATTTATACGTGGGGATCTACGATGATCTTGCTAGCACTAATTTCACAGACAGGATAGCTGCGTGGGAGAATATTGTTGAGTGCACCTTTAGGACCAACAACGTAAAATTGGGTTACCTCATTGTAGATGAGTTTCACAACTTTGAAACGGAGGTCTACCGGCAGTCGCAATTTGGGGGCATAACTaaccttgattttgacGCTTTTGAGAAAGCAATCTTTTTGAGCGGCACAGCACCTGAGGCTGTAGCTGATGCTGCGTTGCAGCGTATTGGGCTTACGGGACTGGCCAAGAAGTCGATGGACATCAACGAGCTCAAACGGTCGGAAGATCTCAGCAGAGGTCTATCCAGCTATCCAACACGGATGTTTAATCTAATCAAGGAGAAATCCGAGGTGCCTTTAGGGCatgttcataaaatttggaagaaagtgGAATCACAGCCCGAAGAAGCACTGAAGCTTCTTTTAGccctctttgaaattgaaccaGAGTCGAAGGCCATTGTAGTTGCAAGCACAACCAACgaagtggaagaattgGCCTGCTCTTGGAGAAAGTATTTTAGGGTGGTATGGATACACGGGAAGCTGGGTGCTGCAGAAAAGGTGTCTCGCACAAAGGAGTTTGTCACTGACGGTAGCATGCGAGTTCTCATCGGAACGAAATTAGTGACTGAAGGAATTGACATTAAGcaattgatgatggtgatcatgcttgataatagacttaatattattgagcTCATTCAAGGCGTAGGGAGACTAAGAGATGGGGGCCTCTGTTATCTATTatctagaaaaaacagTTGGGCGGCAAGGAATCGTAAGGGTGAATTACCACCGATTAAGGAAGGCTGTATAACCGAACAGGTACGCGAGTTCTATGGacttgaatcaaagaaaggaaaaaagggccAGCATGTTGGATGCTGTGGCTCCAGGACAGACCTGTCTGCTGACACAGTGGAACTGATAGAAAGAATGGACAGATTGGCTGAAAAACAGGCGACAGCTTCCATGTCGATCATTGCGTTACCGTCTAGCTTCCAGGAGAGCAATAGCAGTGACAGGTGCAGAAAGTATTGCAGCAGTGATGAGGACAGCGACACGTGCATTCATGGTAGTGCTAATGCCAGTACCAATGCGactaccaactccagcactaatgctactaccactgccagcaccaacgtcaggactagtgctactaccactgccagcatcaacgtcaggactagtgcgattaccactgaaagtaccaactccagcactaatgctactaccactgccagcaccaacgtcaggactagtgctactaccactgccagcatcaacgtcaggactagtgcgactaccactgaaagtaccaactccaacactagtgctactaccaccgaaagtaccgactccaacactagtgctactaccaccgaaagtaccgactccaacactagtgctactaccactgctagcaccaactccagcactaatgccactaccactgctagcaccaactccagcactaatgccactaccactgaaagtaccaacgCTAGTGCCAAGGAGGACGccaataaagatggcaaTGCTGAGGATAATAGATTCCATCCAGTCACCGACATTAACAAAGAGTCGTATAAGCGGAAAGGGAGTCAAATGGTTTTGCtagagagaaagaaactgaaagcACAATTTCCCAATACTTCCGAGAATATGAATGTCTTACAGTTTCTTGGATTTCGGTCTGACGAAATTAAAcatcttttcctctatGGTATTGACGTATACTTCTGCCCAGAGGGAGTATTCACACAATACGGATTATGCAAGGGCTGTCAAAAGATGTTCGAGCTCTGTGTCTGTTGGGCTGGCCAGAAAGTATCGTATCGGAGGATGGCTTGGGAAGCACTAGCTGTGGAGAGAATGCTGCGAAATGACgaggaatacaaagaatacTTGGAAGACATCGAGCCATATCATGGGGACCCTGTAggatatttgaaatattttagcGTAAAAAGGGGAGAGATCTACTCTCAGATACAGAGAAATTATGCTTGGTACCTGGCCATtact
Above is a genomic segment from Saccharomyces cerevisiae S288C chromosome XII, complete sequence containing:
- the YRF1-5 gene encoding Y' element ATP-dependent helicase protein 1 copy 5 (Helicase encoded by the Y' element of subtelomeric regions; highly expressed in the mutants lacking the telomerase component TLC1; potentially phosphorylated by Cdc28p), with translation MKVSDRRKFEKANFDEFESALNNKNDLVHCPSITLFESIPTEVRSFYEDEKSGLIKVVKFRTGAMDRKRSFEKIVISVMVGKNVQKFLTFVEDEPDFQGGPIPSKYLIPKKINLMVYTLFQVHTLKFNRKDYDTLSLFYLNRGYYNELSFRVLERCHEIASARPNDSSTMRTFTDFVSGAPIVRSLQKSTIRKYGYNLAPYMFLLLHVDELSIFSAYQASLPGEKKVDTERLKRDLCPRKPIEIKYFSQICNDMMNKKDRLGDILHIILRACALNFGAGPRGGAGDEEDRSITNEEPIIPSVDEHGLKVCKLRSPNTPRRLRKTLDAVKALLVSSCACTARDLDIFDDTNGVAMWKWIKILYHEVAQETTLKDSYRITLVPSSDGISVCGKLFNREYVRGFYFACKAQFDNLWGELNNCFYMPTVVDIASLILRNREVLFREPKRGIDEYLENDSFLQMIPVKYREIVLPKLRRDTNKMTAALKNKVTVAIDELTVPLMWMVHFAVGYPYRYPELQLLAFAGPQRNVYVDDTTRRIQLYTDYNKNGSSEPRLKTLDGLTSDYVFYFVTVLRQMQICALGNSYDAFNHDPWMDVVGFEDPDQVTNRDISRIVLYSYMFLNTAKGCLVEYATFRQYMRELPKNAPQKLNFREMRQGLIALGRHCVGSRFETDLYESATSELMANHSVQTGRNIYGVDSFSLTSVSGTTATLLQERASERWIQWLGLESDYHCSFSSTRNAEDVVAGEAASSDHDQKISRVTRKRPREPKSTNDILVAGQKLFGSSFEFRDLHQLRLCHEIYMADTPSVAVQAPPGYGKTELFHLPLIALASKGDVKYVSFLFVPYTVLLANCMIRLSRCGCLNVAPVRNFIEEGCDGVTDLYVGIYDDLASTNFTDRIAAWENIVECTFRTNNVKLGYLIVDEFHNFETEVYRQSQFGGITNLDFDAFEKAIFLSGTAPEAVADAALQRIGLTGLAKKSMDINELKRSEDLSRGLSSYPTRMFNLIKEKSEVPLGHVHKIWKKVESQPEEALKLLLALFEIEPESKAIVVASTTNEVEELACSWRKYFRVVWIHGKLGAAEKVSRTKEFVTDGSMRVLIGTKLVTEGIDIKQLMMVIMLDNRLNIIELIQGVGRLRDGGLCYLLSRKNSWAARNRKGELPPIKEGCITEQVREFYGLESKKGKKGQHVGCCGSRTDLSADTVELIERMDRLAEKQATASMSIIALPSSFQESNSSDRCRKYCSSDEDSDTCIHGSANASTNATTNSSTNATTTASTNVRTSATTTASINVRTSAITTESTNSSTNATTTASTNVRTSATTTASINVRTSATTTESTNSNTSATTTESTDSNTSATTTESTDSNTSATTTASTNSSTNATTTASTNSSTNATTTESTNASAKEDANKDGNAEDNRFHPVTDINKESYKRKGSQMVLLERKKLKAQFPNTSENMNVLQFLGFRSDEIKHLFLYGIDVYFCPEGVFTQYGLCKGCQKMFELCVCWAGQKVSYRRMAWEALAVERMLRNDEEYKEYLEDIEPYHGDPVGYLKYFSVKRGEIYSQIQRNYAWYLAITRRRETISVLDSTRGKQGSQVFRMSGRQIKELYYKVWSNLRESKTEVLQYFLNWDEKKCREEWEAKDDTVFVEALEKVGVFQRLRSMTSAGLQGPQYVKLQFSRHHRQLRSRYELSLGMHLRDQLALGVTPSKVPHWTAFLSMLIGLFYNKTFRQKLEYLLEQISEVWLLPHWLDLANVEVLAADNTRVPLYMLMVAVHKELDSDDVPDGRFDIILLCRDSSREVGE